Proteins encoded in a region of the Drosophila sechellia strain sech25 chromosome 2L, ASM438219v1, whole genome shotgun sequence genome:
- the LOC6611333 gene encoding ATP-dependent RNA helicase vasa isoform X3, whose product MSDWEDEVVEPFVDTNGARGGDWSDGENKGKSFSGGAQDGGAGGGGDGGGGGYQGRNPDGFGRGFKRGDAGRGGGAGGYRGGNRDGDDDAGGFREGEGDFRGGRREGKVSFRGAEGGSRGGRREGEGDFCGGASGFRGGRREGEGSFRGGRREEKGEEKGNFRGEEGGFHGGRREEEGGFRGEEGGFRGEEGGFRGGRREEERGFRGEEGGFRGGRREEEGGFRGGEGGFRGGEGGFHGGRREEEGGSRSGEGGFRGGRREEGGFCGEGGGFRGRRYENEDGDERHGRREGFNKEPRGERNERGEAGFERRRRNEDDINNNNDIVEDVQKKREFYIPPAPSNDETEIFSSGIASGINFSKYDNIPVKVTGNDVPPGIKNFTSADLRGIIVENVKKSGYKVPTPIQKRAIPVITAGRDLMACAQTGSGKTASFLLPIISKLLDDPQDLEFGRPQAVIVSPTRELAIQIFDEARKFAYETYLKIGIVYGGTSFRHQNDCITKGSHVLIATLGRLLDFVDRAFVTFEDTRFVVLDEADRMLDMGFSEGMRKLMTHVTMRPQHQTLMFSATFPEDIQRLAGEFLNNYVFVAIGMVGGACSDVKQTIYEVSKFNKRAKLMEILREEADGTIVFVETKRGADFLASYLSETEFPTTSIHGDRLQSQREQALRDFKNGSMKVLIATSVASRGLDIKNIKHVINYDMPKNIDDYVHRIGRTGRVGNNGRATTFFDPDQDRVIAADLIKILDGAGQTVPEFLRNLGACGGGGYSTEDFGGVDVRGRGNYVNDATNVEADEDWE is encoded by the exons atGTCTGACTGGGAAGATGAGGTTGTTGAG CCCTTTGTTGATACTAACGGCGCCCGCGGTGGAGATTGGAGCGATGGTGAGAACAAGGGCAAAAGCTTCAGCGGCGGTGCTCAAGATGGCGGTGCTGGAGGCGGCGGCGATGGTGGAGGCGGCGGCTACCAAGGACGAAATCCAGATGGGTTCGGAAGGGGGTTCAAAAGGGGCGACGCAGGCAggggaggaggagctggaggttATCGAGGAGGAAATCGAGATGGAGATGATGATGCAGGGGGATTCCGCGAAGGAGAGGGAGACTTCCGCGGTGGACGTCGCGAAGGAAAAGTCAGCTTCCGCGGTGCAGAAGGCGGCTCCCGCGGTGGACGTCGCGAAGGAGAAGGGGACTTCTGCGGTGGAGCAAGCGGCTTCCGCGGTGGACGTCGCGAAGGAGAAGGCAGCTTCCGCGGTGGACGTCGCGAAGAAAAAGGCGAAGAAAAAGGCAACTTCCGCGGTGAAGAAGGCGGCTTCCACGGTGGACGTCGCGAAGAAGAAGGCGGCTTCCGCGGTGAAGAAGGCGGCTTCCGTGGTGAAGAAGGCGGCTTCCGCGGTGGACGTCGCGAAGAAGAAAGAGGCTTCCGCGGTGAAGAAGGCGGCTTCCGTGGTGGACGTCGCGAAGAAGAAGGCGGCTTCCGCGGTGGAGAAGGCGGCTTCCGCGGTGGAGAAGGCGGCTTCCACGGTGGACGTCGCGAAGAAGAAGGCGGCTCCCGCAGTGGAGAAGGCGGCTTCCGCGGTGGACGTCGCGAAGAAGGCGGCTTCTGCGGTGAAGGTGGCGGCTTCCGAGGTCGGCGGTACGAAAACGAGGATG GTGATGAACGTCATGGAAGACGCGAAGGCTTTAATAAGGAGCCACGCGGTGAACGTAACGAAAGAGGAGAGGCTGGTTTTGAGAGGCGCCGTCGCAATGAAGACGatataaacaacaacaacgataTCGTCGAAGACGTCCAGAAAAAGCGAGAATTTTACATTCCGCCCGCGCCGTCTAACGACGAAACGGAGATCTTTAGCAGTGGCATTGCTTCCGGCATAAATTTCTCCAAATATGACAACATACCGGTTAAG GTGACCGGCAACGACGTTCCACCaggaataaaaaattttacGAGTGCTGATTTGAGGGGCATTATTGTGGAAAATGTCAAGAAATCTGGTTACAAGGTACCGACGCCGATACAAAAGCGTGCTATACCTGTAATTACCGCTGGCCGTGATTTAATGGCTTGCGCACAGACTGGCTCAGGAAAAACTGCTAGTTTTTTGTTGCCAATTATCAGCAAATTGTTAGATGATCCTCAAGATCTGGAGTTTGGAAGACCGCAGGCAGTGATTGTATCCCCAACTAGAGAGCTGGCAATTCAGATCTTTGACGAGGCGAGGAAGTTTGCTTACGAGACATATCTAAAGATCGGCATTGTTTACGGAGGCACCTCGTTCAGGCATCAAAACGATTGCATTACCAAAGGCTCTCACGTATTGATCGCCACTCTGGGACGACTTCTGGATTTCGTGGATCGGGCTTTTGTCACGTTTGAAGACACTCGATTCGTTGTGCTGGATGAGGCCGATCGCATGCTAGATATGGGCTTCTCAGAAGGCATGCGAAAACTCATGACGCATGTAACTATGCGTCCACAACATCAGACATTGATGTTTTCCGCCACGTTCCCCGAAGATATACAGCGATTGGCGGGAGAATTTTTGAATAATTACGTTTTCGTGGCCATTGGCATGGTGGGCGGAGCTTGCTCTGATGTGAAGCAGACCATATACGAAGTCAGTAAGTTCAACAAGCGAGCCAAGCTAATG GAAATCCTTCGCGAGGAAGCAGATGGCACCATTGTGTTTGTGGAGACAAAGCGAGGCGCCGACTTTTTAGCTTCCTACCTGTCAGAAACGGAGTTTCCGACTACCTCCATTCATGGCGATCGTCTCCAGAGTCAACGCGAGCAGGCCTTGCGTGATTTCAAGAACGGCTCCATGAAAGTTCTCATAGCCACTTCAGTTGCTTCTCGGGGACTAG ATATTAAAAACATCAAGCATGTGATCAACTATGACATGCCCAAAAATATCGATGACTACGTACATCGCATTGGACGTACAGGTCGTGTAGGCAACAATGGACGTGCAACAACCTTCTTTGATCCTGATCAGGACAGAGTTATTGCTGCGGACTTGATAAAAATCTTGGATGGAGCTGGCCAGACTGTTCCGGAGTTTCTACGCAACTTGGGTGCGTGCGGTGGTGGGGGTTATTCCACTGAAGACTTCGGTGGCGTGGATGTGCGTGGCAGG GGAAATTACGTGAACGATGCCACCAATGTCGAGGCAGACGAGGACTGGGAATAG
- the LOC6611333 gene encoding ATP-dependent RNA helicase vasa isoform X4 — protein sequence MSDWEDEPFVDTNGARGGDWSDGENKGKSFSGGAQDGGAGGGGDGGGGGYQGRNPDGFGRGFKRGDAGRGGGAGGYRGGNRDGDDDAGGFREGEGDFRGGRREGKVSFRGAEGGSRGGRREGEGDFCGGASGFRGGRREGEGSFRGGRREEKGEEKGNFRGEEGGFHGGRREEEGGFRGEEGGFRGEEGGFRGGRREEERGFRGEEGGFRGGRREEEGGFRGGEGGFRGGEGGFHGGRREEEGGSRSGEGGFRGGRREEGGFCGEGGGFRGRRYENEDGDERHGRREGFNKEPRGERNERGEAGFERRRRNEDDINNNNDIVEDVQKKREFYIPPAPSNDETEIFSSGIASGINFSKYDNIPVKVTGNDVPPGIKNFTSADLRGIIVENVKKSGYKVPTPIQKRAIPVITAGRDLMACAQTGSGKTASFLLPIISKLLDDPQDLEFGRPQAVIVSPTRELAIQIFDEARKFAYETYLKIGIVYGGTSFRHQNDCITKGSHVLIATLGRLLDFVDRAFVTFEDTRFVVLDEADRMLDMGFSEGMRKLMTHVTMRPQHQTLMFSATFPEDIQRLAGEFLNNYVFVAIGMVGGACSDVKQTIYEVSKFNKRAKLMEILREEADGTIVFVETKRGADFLASYLSETEFPTTSIHGDRLQSQREQALRDFKNGSMKVLIATSVASRGLDIKNIKHVINYDMPKNIDDYVHRIGRTGRVGNNGRATTFFDPDQDRVIAADLIKILDGAGQTVPEFLRNLGACGGGGYSTEDFGGVDVRGRGNYVNDATNVEADEDWE from the exons atGTCTGACTGGGAAGATGAG CCCTTTGTTGATACTAACGGCGCCCGCGGTGGAGATTGGAGCGATGGTGAGAACAAGGGCAAAAGCTTCAGCGGCGGTGCTCAAGATGGCGGTGCTGGAGGCGGCGGCGATGGTGGAGGCGGCGGCTACCAAGGACGAAATCCAGATGGGTTCGGAAGGGGGTTCAAAAGGGGCGACGCAGGCAggggaggaggagctggaggttATCGAGGAGGAAATCGAGATGGAGATGATGATGCAGGGGGATTCCGCGAAGGAGAGGGAGACTTCCGCGGTGGACGTCGCGAAGGAAAAGTCAGCTTCCGCGGTGCAGAAGGCGGCTCCCGCGGTGGACGTCGCGAAGGAGAAGGGGACTTCTGCGGTGGAGCAAGCGGCTTCCGCGGTGGACGTCGCGAAGGAGAAGGCAGCTTCCGCGGTGGACGTCGCGAAGAAAAAGGCGAAGAAAAAGGCAACTTCCGCGGTGAAGAAGGCGGCTTCCACGGTGGACGTCGCGAAGAAGAAGGCGGCTTCCGCGGTGAAGAAGGCGGCTTCCGTGGTGAAGAAGGCGGCTTCCGCGGTGGACGTCGCGAAGAAGAAAGAGGCTTCCGCGGTGAAGAAGGCGGCTTCCGTGGTGGACGTCGCGAAGAAGAAGGCGGCTTCCGCGGTGGAGAAGGCGGCTTCCGCGGTGGAGAAGGCGGCTTCCACGGTGGACGTCGCGAAGAAGAAGGCGGCTCCCGCAGTGGAGAAGGCGGCTTCCGCGGTGGACGTCGCGAAGAAGGCGGCTTCTGCGGTGAAGGTGGCGGCTTCCGAGGTCGGCGGTACGAAAACGAGGATG GTGATGAACGTCATGGAAGACGCGAAGGCTTTAATAAGGAGCCACGCGGTGAACGTAACGAAAGAGGAGAGGCTGGTTTTGAGAGGCGCCGTCGCAATGAAGACGatataaacaacaacaacgataTCGTCGAAGACGTCCAGAAAAAGCGAGAATTTTACATTCCGCCCGCGCCGTCTAACGACGAAACGGAGATCTTTAGCAGTGGCATTGCTTCCGGCATAAATTTCTCCAAATATGACAACATACCGGTTAAG GTGACCGGCAACGACGTTCCACCaggaataaaaaattttacGAGTGCTGATTTGAGGGGCATTATTGTGGAAAATGTCAAGAAATCTGGTTACAAGGTACCGACGCCGATACAAAAGCGTGCTATACCTGTAATTACCGCTGGCCGTGATTTAATGGCTTGCGCACAGACTGGCTCAGGAAAAACTGCTAGTTTTTTGTTGCCAATTATCAGCAAATTGTTAGATGATCCTCAAGATCTGGAGTTTGGAAGACCGCAGGCAGTGATTGTATCCCCAACTAGAGAGCTGGCAATTCAGATCTTTGACGAGGCGAGGAAGTTTGCTTACGAGACATATCTAAAGATCGGCATTGTTTACGGAGGCACCTCGTTCAGGCATCAAAACGATTGCATTACCAAAGGCTCTCACGTATTGATCGCCACTCTGGGACGACTTCTGGATTTCGTGGATCGGGCTTTTGTCACGTTTGAAGACACTCGATTCGTTGTGCTGGATGAGGCCGATCGCATGCTAGATATGGGCTTCTCAGAAGGCATGCGAAAACTCATGACGCATGTAACTATGCGTCCACAACATCAGACATTGATGTTTTCCGCCACGTTCCCCGAAGATATACAGCGATTGGCGGGAGAATTTTTGAATAATTACGTTTTCGTGGCCATTGGCATGGTGGGCGGAGCTTGCTCTGATGTGAAGCAGACCATATACGAAGTCAGTAAGTTCAACAAGCGAGCCAAGCTAATG GAAATCCTTCGCGAGGAAGCAGATGGCACCATTGTGTTTGTGGAGACAAAGCGAGGCGCCGACTTTTTAGCTTCCTACCTGTCAGAAACGGAGTTTCCGACTACCTCCATTCATGGCGATCGTCTCCAGAGTCAACGCGAGCAGGCCTTGCGTGATTTCAAGAACGGCTCCATGAAAGTTCTCATAGCCACTTCAGTTGCTTCTCGGGGACTAG ATATTAAAAACATCAAGCATGTGATCAACTATGACATGCCCAAAAATATCGATGACTACGTACATCGCATTGGACGTACAGGTCGTGTAGGCAACAATGGACGTGCAACAACCTTCTTTGATCCTGATCAGGACAGAGTTATTGCTGCGGACTTGATAAAAATCTTGGATGGAGCTGGCCAGACTGTTCCGGAGTTTCTACGCAACTTGGGTGCGTGCGGTGGTGGGGGTTATTCCACTGAAGACTTCGGTGGCGTGGATGTGCGTGGCAGG GGAAATTACGTGAACGATGCCACCAATGTCGAGGCAGACGAGGACTGGGAATAG
- the LOC6611333 gene encoding sister chromatid cohesion protein solo isoform X2 encodes MSDWEDEPFVDTNGARGGDWSDGENKGKSFSGGAQDGGAGGGGDGGGGGYQGRNPDGFGRGFKRGDAGRGGGAGGYRGGNRDGDDDAGGFREGEGDFRGGRREGKVSFRGAEGGSRGGRREGEGDFCGGASGFRGGRREGEGSFRGGRREEKGEEKGNFRGEEGGFHGGRREEEGGFRGEEGGFRGEEGGFRGGRREEERGFRGEEGGFRGGRREEEGGFRGGEGGFRGGEGGFHGGRREEEGGSRSGEGGFRGGRREEGGFCGEGGGFRGRRYENEDATELPPIPSSCDKDEVGAFIDQLDLSKYTTSLALIRKLRDYLLTAFKALVNQAWASVVKLAQEKRVQKAHQIRETTDMMNRLMEDMGRLICEGEHEEANGIGHFQNIGADCRADLSKWRNLQQIVVPQPSEIRDGQTNRTSGTEDARSGGLTNGDDLTEIQSAAYAVYHQVFDRGYQTGRRLYDDNQGALRGDSIPTEDREHPENNQVDGSTYGVTRFLHWLSENFVTRHEIRAVRFGSPQMVFQSYAWPESPKQHISTVHQRGIFYSQPLIRTRIKATVASEPNNSSSGQLSSMVNLARHQRSQNQETPDGVYVSRYNATGDEETPCSATGVPGRVVALRASSTPNEHRSDPGLSFIPNLTYEDGTMSSLATGGAASTPLAPSLPGEHSLGLEMDSGTVVLPADVDETRLVGHPGSTVVRSRLGGAPASTPLLSFRPRLPVIDEELHLRFTRVSRELQMSIGFPPEETTLSQQREWGSIFRPRDEMVNYAEGPPPRQTHTARRRLRTRRRRHRIASAASPPLTPERIVRREEAFQSSRHIAATFMSSLLQSAAGEVATSGLAITRSVEDITTSIHITRNGPQEAAPPTTEAITSLEVAQATRYSDSGACMQSAAFSQDLPVVAPLELSGNASIDQASFDQALAILPPINSTPIGQHPIAVFGPKTEIEMKPQIMNISNMMNTSVPHMPMEVDEVPLEVSNTLANMSDHAYVTDIQILPSLQLNTFNIVSTNNTKNAVNLAPSASTNDLQTPSDRRTSMQNQLYRVSMNDLAYISQHANVVRLMVDRQEELGAQVSSLGPFRENRQGSLNFSTMPAVKVYDPRIIQNIQKDKMRIVHGLFGALIRQSQVDMHNAPFIRNRKDALMAYRFLLELKTANIISLSSDGRFFGLL; translated from the exons atGTCTGACTGGGAAGATGAG CCCTTTGTTGATACTAACGGCGCCCGCGGTGGAGATTGGAGCGATGGTGAGAACAAGGGCAAAAGCTTCAGCGGCGGTGCTCAAGATGGCGGTGCTGGAGGCGGCGGCGATGGTGGAGGCGGCGGCTACCAAGGACGAAATCCAGATGGGTTCGGAAGGGGGTTCAAAAGGGGCGACGCAGGCAggggaggaggagctggaggttATCGAGGAGGAAATCGAGATGGAGATGATGATGCAGGGGGATTCCGCGAAGGAGAGGGAGACTTCCGCGGTGGACGTCGCGAAGGAAAAGTCAGCTTCCGCGGTGCAGAAGGCGGCTCCCGCGGTGGACGTCGCGAAGGAGAAGGGGACTTCTGCGGTGGAGCAAGCGGCTTCCGCGGTGGACGTCGCGAAGGAGAAGGCAGCTTCCGCGGTGGACGTCGCGAAGAAAAAGGCGAAGAAAAAGGCAACTTCCGCGGTGAAGAAGGCGGCTTCCACGGTGGACGTCGCGAAGAAGAAGGCGGCTTCCGCGGTGAAGAAGGCGGCTTCCGTGGTGAAGAAGGCGGCTTCCGCGGTGGACGTCGCGAAGAAGAAAGAGGCTTCCGCGGTGAAGAAGGCGGCTTCCGTGGTGGACGTCGCGAAGAAGAAGGCGGCTTCCGCGGTGGAGAAGGCGGCTTCCGCGGTGGAGAAGGCGGCTTCCACGGTGGACGTCGCGAAGAAGAAGGCGGCTCCCGCAGTGGAGAAGGCGGCTTCCGCGGTGGACGTCGCGAAGAAGGCGGCTTCTGCGGTGAAGGTGGCGGCTTCCGAGGTCGGCGGTACGAAAACGAGGATG CTACGGAACTGCCGCCGATCCCATCGAGCTGCGATAAGGATGAGGTGGGCGCATTCATCGATCAGCTGGACCTGAGCAAGTACACGACCAGCCTAGCATTGATTCGGAAATTGCGTGACTACTTGCTGACTGCATTTAAGGCTTTGGTGAACCAAGCATGGGCTTCTGTCGTGAAATTAGCTCAAGAAAAGCGTGTCCAAAAGGCACATCAGATACGGGAAACAACAGATATGATGAATCGCCTTATGGAGGACATGGGCCGATTGATTTGTGAAGGTGAACATGAGGAAGCGAATGGGATTGGACATTTTCAAAACATTGGTGCGGATTGCAGAGCTGATCTGTCGAAATGGAGGAATTTGCAGCAAATTGTGGTGCCGCAACCTTCGGAGATCAGAGATGGACAAACAAACAGGACAAGCGGTACTGAGGACGCTCGATCAGGAGGTTTAACCAATGGCGATGACTTAACCGAAATACAAAGCGCCGCATACGCCGTTTATCATCAGGTTTTTGATCGAGGTTACCAAACCGGTCGACGGCTGTATGATGATAATCAAGGAGCATTGAGAGGAGATTCTATTCCAACAGAAGACCGAGAACACCCAGAAAATAATCAAGTGGATGGATCAACATATGGAGTGACTAGATTTCTGCACTGGCTAAGTGAAAACTTTGTCACTCGGCATGAAATAAGGGCAGTACGTTTTGGCAGTCCGCAAATGGTTTTTCAATCGTATGCCTGGCCAGAGTCTCCAAAGCAGCACATTTCGACGGTCCATCAAAGAGGCATATTTTATTCTCAACCCTTAATTAGGACACGCATAAAAGCCACTGTTGCGAGCGAGCCAAACAATTCGAGTAGTGGTCAGCTCAGCAGTATGGTAAACTTGGCACGACATCAGCGGTCGCAAAATCAGGAAACGCCAGATGGAGTTTACGTTAGTCGCTACAATGCAACTGGAGATGAGGAGACTCCCTGCTCCGCAACGGGAGTACCCGGCAGAGTGGTGGCTCTGCGTGCTTCGAGCACCCCAAATGAACATAGGAGCGATCCAGG CTTGTCTTTTATACCCAATTTGACTTACGAAGATGGGACCATGTCATCATTGGCAACAGGCGGCGCTGCATCGACACCGTTGGCTCCATCACTGCCAGGAGAGCATTCATTGGGGTTAGAAATGGATAGCGGCACTGTGGTGCTACCAGCTGATGTGGATGAAACCCGTTTAGTCGGACATCCAGGATCGACAGTGGTGCGTTCTCGGCTTGGAGGCGCTCCAGCATCAACCCCTTTACTATCATTCCGACCTAGACTGCCGGTCATTGACGAAGAGCTTCATCTACGCTTTACCAGGGTGTCACGCGAGCTGCAGATGAGTATTGGTTTCCCACCGGAAGAGACTACACTAAGCCAGCAACGTGAGTGGGGCTCGATTTTTCGACCACGTGATGAAATGGTTAACTATGCCGAAGGTCCACCTCCTCGCCAAACACACACGGCTCGTCGTCGCTTGCGTACACGCAGACGACGTCATCGTATCGCTTCAGCAGCCAGTCCGCCACTAACACCGGAACGAATTGTCCGTCGTGAGGAAGCCTTCCAAAGCAGCCGACATATTGCAGCTACTTTTATGTCCAGCTTGCTACAAAGCGCAGCTGGAGAAGTGGCGACTTCAGGTCTGGCAATTACCCGTTCAGTGGAAGATATAACGACATCAATCCATATCACCCGAAATGGACCTCAGGAGGCGGCACCACCGACCACAGAAGCAATCACCTCCCTAGAAGTTGCCCAGGCAACAAGATATTCGGATTCTGGGGCTTGTATGCAATCTGCAGCGTTCTCTCAAGATCTTCCTGTAGTAGCTCCTTTGGAGTTATCTGGAAATGCATCAATTGACCAAGCATCATTTGATCAAGCTTTGGCCATATTACCTCCCATAAATTCGACTCCAATAGGTCAGCATCCAATTGCTGTGTTTGGACCTAAAAccgaaattgaaatgaaacccCAAATAATGAACATCTCTAATATGATGAATACTTCGGTTCCACATATGCCAATGGAAGTCGACGAAGTTCCACTGGAGGTATCAAACACTTTGGCCAATATGAGCGATCACGCTTATGTGACTGATATACAGATACTACCGTCGTTGCAACTCAATACTTTTAATATTGTTAGCACGAATAATACCAAGAATGCAGTAAATCTCGCCCCATCGGCATCAACAAATGATTTGCAAACGCCAAGTGACCGCAGAACATCAATGCAAAACCAATTGTATCGAGTGTCCATGAACGATTTGGCATATATTTCACAACACGCTAATGTGGTTCGCCTGATGGTGGATCGTCAAGAGGAACTAGGGGCCCAGGTTAGCTCCCTGGGGCCTTTTAGGGAAAATAGACAAGGCTCGTTAAACTTTAGTACTATGCCCGCTGTTAAAGTCTACGATCCACGTATAATTCAGAACATTCAGAAGGATAAGATGAGAATAGTTCATGGGCTCTTCGGTGCTCTTATCAGGCAGTCCCAGGTTGATATGCACAATGCACCATTCATTCGCAATCGCAAAGATGCGTTGATGGCATATCGCTTTTTACTTGAGCTTAAGACTGCAAATATAATAAGTCTTAGCTCGGATGGTAGATTCTTCGGGCTGCTGTAA